A genomic segment from Streptomyces antibioticus encodes:
- a CDS encoding gluconeogenesis factor YvcK family protein: MTGRTPRLGRLRRVPPDRRVGRQAEARGARARRRGTQPKVVALGGGMGLSASLTALRRITGDLTGVVTVADDGGSSGRLRDELGVLPPGDLRKALAALCGDDDWGQTWARVIQHRFQSQGEINGHAVGNLLIVALWEQLGDHVQALDLVGNLLGAHGRVLPMSAVPLELQALVKGHDPRRPEDVDTVRGQATVALTPGEVQSVHLVPHDPPAVPEAVAAVLDADWVVLGPGSWFSSVIPHLLVPELLDALMETKARRVLSLNLAPQPGETDGFSPQRHLEVLGRHAPKLALDVVLADEAAVPDRDSLTDAAQRFGAAVELATVARTDGTPRHDPELLAAAYDRIFRMHGRIGPWR, from the coding sequence ACGTACTCCGCGGCTGGGCCGGCTGCGCAGAGTGCCGCCGGACCGGCGCGTCGGCCGACAGGCCGAGGCAAGGGGCGCCCGGGCGCGCCGCCGCGGCACCCAGCCGAAGGTCGTCGCCCTCGGCGGTGGCATGGGGCTGTCCGCCTCACTGACCGCGCTGCGGCGCATCACCGGTGACCTCACCGGTGTCGTCACCGTCGCCGACGACGGTGGCTCCAGCGGACGCCTCAGGGACGAGCTGGGGGTGCTGCCCCCCGGCGATCTGCGCAAGGCCCTGGCGGCGCTGTGCGGTGACGACGACTGGGGCCAGACCTGGGCCCGGGTCATCCAGCACCGCTTCCAGTCCCAGGGCGAGATCAACGGCCACGCGGTCGGCAATCTGCTGATCGTCGCCCTCTGGGAGCAGCTCGGCGACCATGTCCAGGCCCTGGACCTGGTCGGCAACCTGCTGGGCGCGCACGGCCGGGTGCTGCCCATGTCCGCCGTGCCGCTGGAGCTGCAGGCGCTGGTCAAGGGGCACGATCCACGGCGGCCGGAGGACGTGGACACCGTCCGCGGCCAGGCCACCGTGGCCCTCACCCCCGGTGAGGTGCAGTCCGTGCACCTGGTGCCGCACGACCCGCCGGCCGTGCCCGAGGCGGTGGCGGCCGTCCTCGACGCGGACTGGGTGGTGCTGGGCCCCGGCTCCTGGTTCTCCTCGGTCATCCCGCATCTGCTGGTGCCCGAACTCCTGGACGCCCTGATGGAGACCAAGGCGCGCCGGGTACTCTCGCTGAACCTCGCGCCGCAGCCGGGAGAAACCGACGGCTTCTCCCCGCAGCGTCATTTGGAGGTTTTGGGACGACACGCCCCTAAACTCGCCCTGGACGTGGTGCTGGCCGACGAGGCCGCCGTGCCCGACCGGGACTCCCTCACCGACGCCGCCCAGCGGTTCGGAGCCGCGGTCGAGCTGGCGACGGTGGCCCGGACCGACGGAACGCCCCGGCACGACCCGGAGCTCCTCGCCGCCGCGTACGACCGTATTTTTCGGATGCATGGAAGGATCGGCCCATGGCGATGA
- the whiA gene encoding DNA-binding protein WhiA, with product MAMTAAVKDEISRLPVTRTCCRKAEVSAILRFAGGLHLVSGRIVIEAELDTAMAARRLKRDILEIFGHSSELIVMAPGGLRRGSRYVVRVVAGGDQLARQTGLVDGRGRPIRGLPPQVVSGATCDAEAAWRGAFLAHGSLTEPGRSSSLEVTCPGPEAALALVGAARRLSIAAKAREVRGVDRVVVRDGDAIGALLTRLGAHESVLAWEERRMRREVRATANRLANFDDANLRRSARAAVAAGARVQRALEILADEVPEHLAAAGRLRMEHKQASLEELGALADPPLTKDAVAGRIRRLLAMADKRASDLGIPGTEANLSEELADNLVG from the coding sequence ATGGCGATGACGGCAGCGGTGAAGGACGAGATCTCCCGGCTACCCGTCACCCGGACCTGCTGCAGAAAGGCGGAGGTCTCGGCCATCCTGCGGTTCGCCGGCGGCCTCCACCTGGTGAGCGGCCGCATCGTGATCGAGGCGGAGCTGGACACGGCGATGGCGGCCCGGCGCCTCAAGCGGGACATCCTGGAGATCTTCGGCCACAGCTCGGAACTGATCGTGATGGCGCCCGGCGGTCTGCGCCGCGGCTCCCGCTATGTGGTCCGGGTGGTCGCCGGCGGTGACCAGCTCGCCCGGCAGACCGGACTGGTCGACGGCCGCGGCCGCCCGATCCGCGGTCTGCCGCCGCAGGTGGTCTCCGGAGCGACCTGCGACGCCGAGGCCGCCTGGCGCGGTGCCTTCCTGGCGCACGGCTCGCTCACCGAGCCCGGCCGCTCCTCCTCCCTGGAGGTGACCTGCCCGGGCCCCGAGGCCGCGCTCGCGCTGGTCGGCGCCGCCCGCCGGCTGTCGATCGCCGCGAAGGCCCGCGAGGTCCGCGGCGTCGACCGGGTCGTCGTCCGCGACGGCGACGCGATCGGCGCGCTGCTCACCCGCCTCGGCGCCCATGAGTCGGTGCTGGCCTGGGAGGAGCGCCGGATGCGCCGCGAGGTGCGCGCCACGGCGAACCGCCTCGCCAACTTCGACGACGCCAACCTGCGCCGCTCCGCCCGCGCCGCAGTCGCCGCCGGGGCCCGCGTCCAGCGCGCTCTGGAGATCCTCGCCGACGAGGTCCCCGAGCACCTCGCGGCCGCCGGCCGGCTGCGCATGGAGCACAAGCAGGCGTCCCTGGAGGAGCTGGGCGCGCTCGCCGACCCGCCGCTCACCAAGGACGCCGTCGCCGGCCGGATCCGCCGGCTGCTCGCGATGGCCGACAAGCGCGCCTCCGACCTCGGCATCCCGGGCACGGAGGCCAACCTCTCCGAGGAGCTGGCCGACAACCTCGTGGGCTGA
- a CDS encoding M14 family metallopeptidase: MRHRARSILAVGALLITGASLAPIAQAQNGTPDPASDTDEVKVFRAEVTKKQVPLLLEAGQDGHELSEQAPEKGTATVEVYLTDQQARKLEEKGVELTEHSLTAGAEKRVAAAADGVFRPYSGSGGLKEEILRTGQENPGLTKVVSIGKTIKGQDILAVKLTKNAKTSKDGSKPSVLYASNQHAREWITPEMTRRLLHHYLDAYKTDRRIKNIVDSTELWFVLSANPDGYDHTFENTANRLWRKNLRDVNGDGVISTGDGVDLNRNFAYKWGYDDEGSSPNPTSQTYRGASPGSEPETKALDALEKRIGFTYGINYHSAAELLLYGVGWQVATDTPDDVLYKALAGTPGNSAIPGYHPQVSSELYTTNGEADGHAANVNGTAMFTPEMSTCQTASNADPDDEWKAADCQSVFNFPDDEKLIQDEFAKNVPFALSVAESAARPDRPKSSVGLTAADFTPAPFTTSYSRGADQEVSVVVRKAVRDKELKYRVNGGRTLDQALRPWKGGETYGGEDNLYFDEYRAKVQDGEPGDKVEVWFSGETKDGKKVTSEHFTYTVAERPRADTLVVAEEGAAATQAQTYVDALKANGRRAIVWDVATQGAPDALGVLGHFGTVVHYTGASVPGNPTQLELRAFLNEGGKLIEAGELAGGNVDLGDGTPSNDFSQYYLGAYSRTSTPGATGFTGSGSLAGSGGALGAAPGNPLDRAGTYGVTSDELPATRFPQFASAGAGQFAGTVNPYGPYSGAYMAAAVHTDDAYKRLTRTVDLTGVTAADAPALRTRLLWDTEPGYDNAIVEIHTVGGDDWTTLPEAGGATGTAVPEECGAGFYIAEHPWLRRYLTLGANTCTATGTSGSWNALTGASSGWQQVSFDLSAYAGKQVEISLAYVTDPGSGGHGVLADDASLVVGGTATETEGFETSLGAWRASGPPAGSPAVLKDWTRTGALFQTYGAVTTDDTVLLGFGLEHVASAADRRTLIGKALASLDQ; this comes from the coding sequence ATGAGACACAGAGCGAGATCGATCCTCGCTGTCGGCGCGCTCCTGATCACCGGAGCGAGCCTCGCACCCATCGCCCAGGCACAGAACGGCACGCCGGACCCGGCCTCCGACACCGACGAGGTCAAGGTCTTCCGTGCCGAGGTCACCAAGAAGCAGGTACCCCTGCTGCTGGAGGCCGGCCAGGACGGACACGAACTCAGCGAGCAGGCGCCCGAGAAGGGCACGGCCACCGTCGAGGTCTACCTCACCGACCAGCAGGCGCGGAAGCTGGAGGAGAAGGGGGTCGAGCTCACCGAGCACTCCCTCACCGCCGGGGCCGAGAAGCGGGTGGCGGCCGCCGCCGACGGGGTGTTCCGCCCGTACAGCGGCAGCGGCGGCCTCAAGGAGGAGATCCTCCGCACCGGCCAGGAGAACCCCGGTCTCACCAAGGTCGTCTCCATCGGCAAGACGATCAAGGGCCAGGACATCCTCGCGGTCAAACTGACCAAGAACGCGAAGACCTCCAAGGACGGCTCCAAGCCCTCCGTGCTCTACGCGTCCAACCAGCACGCCCGTGAGTGGATCACCCCGGAGATGACCCGGCGGCTCCTCCACCACTACCTGGACGCCTACAAGACGGACCGGCGGATCAAGAACATCGTCGACTCCACCGAGCTGTGGTTCGTCCTGTCGGCCAACCCCGACGGCTACGACCACACCTTCGAGAACACCGCCAACCGCCTGTGGCGCAAGAACCTGCGGGACGTCAACGGCGACGGTGTGATCTCCACCGGCGACGGCGTCGACCTCAACCGCAACTTCGCCTACAAGTGGGGCTACGACGACGAGGGTTCGTCCCCCAACCCCACCAGCCAGACCTACCGCGGCGCGAGCCCCGGCTCCGAGCCCGAGACCAAGGCGCTCGACGCCCTGGAGAAGCGGATCGGCTTCACGTACGGCATCAACTACCACTCCGCCGCCGAACTCCTGCTCTACGGCGTCGGCTGGCAGGTCGCCACCGACACCCCGGACGACGTCCTCTACAAGGCGCTCGCCGGCACCCCCGGCAACTCCGCGATCCCGGGCTACCACCCGCAGGTCTCCTCGGAGCTGTACACCACCAACGGCGAGGCGGACGGCCACGCGGCGAACGTCAACGGCACCGCGATGTTCACCCCGGAGATGTCGACCTGCCAGACCGCGTCCAACGCCGACCCGGACGACGAGTGGAAGGCCGCCGACTGCCAGTCGGTCTTCAACTTCCCCGACGACGAGAAGCTGATCCAGGACGAGTTCGCCAAGAACGTCCCCTTCGCGCTCTCCGTCGCCGAGTCCGCGGCCCGGCCCGACCGGCCCAAGTCCTCGGTCGGTCTGACCGCCGCCGACTTCACCCCGGCGCCCTTCACCACGTCGTACTCGCGCGGCGCGGACCAGGAAGTCTCCGTCGTCGTCCGCAAGGCGGTCCGCGACAAGGAGCTGAAGTACCGCGTCAACGGCGGCCGCACCCTCGACCAGGCCCTCCGGCCCTGGAAGGGCGGCGAGACCTACGGCGGCGAGGACAACCTCTACTTCGACGAGTACCGCGCCAAGGTGCAGGACGGCGAACCGGGCGACAAGGTCGAGGTCTGGTTCAGCGGCGAGACCAAGGACGGCAAGAAGGTCACGAGCGAGCACTTCACCTACACCGTCGCCGAACGGCCCCGGGCCGACACCCTGGTGGTCGCCGAGGAGGGCGCGGCCGCGACGCAGGCGCAGACCTACGTCGACGCGCTGAAGGCCAACGGCCGCAGGGCGATCGTCTGGGACGTCGCCACCCAGGGCGCCCCCGACGCGCTCGGTGTGCTCGGCCACTTCGGCACCGTCGTCCACTACACGGGCGCGAGCGTCCCCGGCAACCCGACCCAGTTGGAGCTGCGCGCCTTCCTCAACGAGGGCGGCAAGCTGATCGAGGCGGGCGAACTCGCCGGCGGCAACGTCGACCTCGGCGACGGCACCCCGTCGAACGACTTCAGCCAGTACTACCTGGGCGCCTACTCCCGTACGTCGACCCCCGGCGCCACCGGGTTCACCGGCTCCGGAAGCCTCGCCGGATCCGGCGGCGCCCTCGGCGCGGCCCCCGGCAACCCGCTGGACCGGGCCGGCACCTACGGCGTCACCTCGGACGAACTGCCCGCGACCCGGTTCCCGCAGTTCGCCAGCGCAGGCGCCGGACAGTTCGCGGGCACCGTCAACCCGTACGGCCCGTACAGCGGTGCGTACATGGCCGCCGCGGTGCACACCGACGACGCCTACAAGCGCCTCACCCGCACCGTCGACCTCACCGGGGTCACCGCCGCCGACGCTCCCGCGCTGCGCACCCGGCTGCTGTGGGACACCGAACCCGGCTACGACAACGCGATCGTGGAGATCCACACCGTCGGCGGCGACGACTGGACCACGCTGCCCGAGGCGGGCGGCGCCACCGGCACCGCCGTACCCGAGGAGTGCGGGGCCGGCTTCTACATCGCCGAGCACCCGTGGCTGCGGCGCTATCTGACGCTGGGCGCCAACACCTGCACCGCCACCGGCACCAGCGGCTCCTGGAACGCCCTCACCGGCGCCTCCAGCGGCTGGCAGCAGGTGAGCTTCGACCTCAGCGCCTACGCCGGCAAGCAGGTCGAGATCTCCCTCGCCTATGTCACCGACCCCGGTTCGGGCGGGCACGGCGTCCTCGCCGACGACGCCTCGCTGGTCGTCGGCGGCACGGCCACCGAGACCGAGGGCTTCGAGACCTCCCTCGGCGCCTGGAGGGCGTCCGGCCCGCCCGCCGGCAGCCCCGCCGTACTGAAGGACTGGACGCGCACCGGAGCGCTCTTCCAGACCTACGGCGCGGTCACCACCGACGACACCGTGCTGCTCGGCTTCGGCCTGGAGCACGTGGCGTCGGCGGCCGACCGCAGAACGCTCATCGGTAAGGCCCTCGCATCACTTGATCAGTGA